AGCAACAATTTCTGTGACATATACTCGCCTACCCTCATTATTTTCATAATTTCGAACTTGTATCCTACCTTCAAAGGCTGTTAATCTACCCTTTTCAAGGTATTCGGCACATGTTTCAGCTAGTTTTCTCCAAGTTACAATATTGATAAAGTCTGCTTCTTTTTTACCTTCACTATTTGTAAAAGTACGATCCACAGCCAAAGTAAATTGGGTTACAGCTACACCAGAAGGTGTATATCTTAGTTCAGGGCTCTTTGTTAACCTACCGATTAAAATTGATCTATTCATTTTTTAGTCCTCCAATATTTTTTTATTTTTTTAGCCTATTGCTTCTACCATAAGCTCTGTTTTTTTAATCATGCTCTGATTAAAGATAGTCACTCCAAGTAGCTTTTCTCTTTTTTTGATTTCTTTAATAGCTTCATTCACTGAATTTCCCCTTATACCAAATCGAAGGGTCATTTCAGCATCTTTTTTTTCATAATCAAGAAACTCAAGCCAATGTCTCCACACTTTACTTCTAAAATAAAGGTATTCTTCATTCCCAAATTTCCGAATAAAATCCCAATTCGGTTTCCCTTTCATATTACAAAGGTCTGGAATAACCTCAGACATTGCTTTAAATTGAAAAGAAGTTAATCTCTCAGCTGGATGAAGATATCTACTAGCTTTATATGATTTTTTATTTTGACTTTTAAGCTCTTCAAAAATTTCTTGTTCACTTTTATTTTCAAGCTTAGCTTTAAACTTGATTACACCACCGCCTTCACCACATCCGAAACATTTAAAAATGTTTTTTTCAGGATGAATATAAAGTGAGGGTGATTTCTCACTATGGAACAGACATAAGGCTTTATATTGGTTTCTAGCCTTTCTTAATAAAAGTCCATTCTCTTCAGCAATCTCTTTTATATCCGGTAAAAAATTACTCATATTCACCAACCTCCAAATCATTATGATGCTGCAAGTTCAATATCATCAATTACAAAACAATTTTCATTAGTTGAAGTCTTTATGTGAACTCTGCTTTCCTCTCTAAGATCTAATTGATCAATTTTATCCATCTTATCTCCTAAAGCGTAAAAATCTCCTTTTTTATTTGTTCTATCATCACATAGAGTTAACAAATAATAAGGTGTACCATTTTTTGAACTACCAGCTTTTATATCTTTAAGTTGATAAGACATCTTAGGTACGCCATCAGGATTAGTTTGATATGATTCTGATTCTTGATCTGCAGGTTCAGTTTTACTGTCTTCAGATATTTCTTCCTGCGAAGGATTTGGTTTGGATGATGCAGTAATTTTTTTATTGGCATGATTTTTTGAAGTTGAGTTTGATTTTGGTTGATTAAATGGAATGTTGTTATGATCTACGTCTCCAGGTTTTTCTACATCCATTTCTTCAAATGTGTAAACCCCTGTTAACGGAAACATAATTCTTAAAGCTGCAACTTCTGCTACCTTTTTTATCATGGCACTGGGCATCTCTTTCCATATCGGTTTGTATTTGTTGGCTTCATAATACTCTTTAAAAGGTGCAAATTCGGTTTTAGGCAAAAGTCCTTTTCGCTTGACTATTGCCCAACCTCCTATCACTTCACCTCTTGTAGATCCAAGTACATGTCTTACATTACCGTTTTCAAATGATAATTTGTCTCCTTCACAATACACACCACTATCAATTCCCTCATAGTGTGGATCATTTTGGGCTGTTTTTAAATAACCATCACGTGTAGTTATAAAAGAGTAATTATATTT
The Chengkuizengella sediminis DNA segment above includes these coding regions:
- the ssb gene encoding single-stranded DNA-binding protein encodes the protein MNRSILIGRLTKSPELRYTPSGVAVTQFTLAVDRTFTNSEGKKEADFINIVTWRKLAETCAEYLEKGRLTAFEGRIQVRNYENNEGRRVYVTEIVADNVRFLESNSSNKRNETNGNSHPGASQDPFSDDSKPIDISDDDLPF
- a CDS encoding CHC2 zinc finger domain-containing protein, with the protein product MSNFLPDIKEIAEENGLLLRKARNQYKALCLFHSEKSPSLYIHPEKNIFKCFGCGEGGGVIKFKAKLENKSEQEIFEELKSQNKKSYKASRYLHPAERLTSFQFKAMSEVIPDLCNMKGKPNWDFIRKFGNEEYLYFRSKVWRHWLEFLDYEKKDAEMTLRFGIRGNSVNEAIKEIKKREKLLGVTIFNQSMIKKTELMVEAIG
- a CDS encoding RecT family recombinase; this encodes MKEKTKITDRYNKEQRIAIKMISLPNDCTKEEMIMYLYKCEELNMNPLSGEFILTKKWSDKNSKYNYSFITTRDGYLKTAQNDPHYEGIDSGVYCEGDKLSFENGNVRHVLGSTRGEVIGGWAIVKRKGLLPKTEFAPFKEYYEANKYKPIWKEMPSAMIKKVAEVAALRIMFPLTGVYTFEEMDVEKPGDVDHNNIPFNQPKSNSTSKNHANKKITASSKPNPSQEEISEDSKTEPADQESESYQTNPDGVPKMSYQLKDIKAGSSKNGTPYYLLTLCDDRTNKKGDFYALGDKMDKIDQLDLREESRVHIKTSTNENCFVIDDIELAAS